The Limisphaerales bacterium genome includes the window GCAACGGCGGTATGCAACGCGTGTGCGTGGATCGTCACAATGGCCGCAGCCTCGTTTCCTTTAATGACGGGCACACTGAAGCCGTAGAACTGCGTAACCTCTGGACTCTCCATTGGCACAAAGATTGGAAGACCCCCACAACTCTTCCCGATCCCAAAGTACGCGATGAATAGAATGGTTGCACCGAACCGGAAAATATGAGATCAATCGGCCGTTCTATGAAACTAAAACAACTGATTAAACACACCACCTGTATGGCCGCCCTGTGCGCCTTCATGGTGGGTTGCGGCAGTGACGCCGATGAAGGGGATGATCCCATGGCTAATGAAAAACCGCCCACCCCGGGCGAAGGCCCTGATGGAGCCGGCGGCGGAGAAGGTGCCGGTACAGGCACCGAAGGCAACTAGCCCACTACACAAATCACACAACCGCCCGTACTTCGGGCGGTTTTTTTGTGCCCGCAAACAAACTAGTGCTGATAAATCGGAAGGAAATGATATTTCACCGAAAGGCTCAACATTGCCAAGCTGGTGCAGTACACCCGCCCCGCGCCACTCTCCATCCCGTTATTGCCCGACCACGAACCGTCCACACTTTGCAGTGGCATCAGCAGTTTCTCGGTGATATCGCGCGCGTTTCGGGCAGTGTCCCCCTTGCGCTTTTGCATGCCCTGCGAGTAGTAATAGGTGCCGTAATAAAACCATTGTTCTCGCTTGGTCACCGCCTTTCGCTTGAGCCAGTTGACCGAGCCAAGGACCTCCGGCGCTTCGTATTCGCCACACACCTGTAGGCTGAGCAGCCCCGCCGCCGTGGTGGAATAACGCGGCGGCTGGTTGGGCATATAACCGCAGCCGCTGTTTAAATTCACCGGTCGGCCGCGCGCATCGCGCGGAGAATAATAACTGCGTTTCAAATAACGGACCGCGCTATCAATCGCATCCTTGGGCACATCAATTCCAGCATTCTTCGCCGATCGCAGGGCCATCAATTGCCACACCGTCACCGATAAATCCGAATCATTTGAAGTAGGATCATACCTCCAGCCACCCCGATGAGCCGCGTTCCCCTTCTTGGCTTTTTGCGAAACCAAAATCAAATCCACCGCCTTCGAAGTGTACTTGCGCAGCAACCGTTCCTGATCACGATCCACTCCCATTCCCATCATTTCTGAAAGGCACAAGGTGGCAATTCCGTGGCCGTACATTCGCCCGCCATCTGAGCCATAATATTCGTACG containing:
- a CDS encoding terpene cyclase/mutase family protein, which codes for MSLPEYSHLQLSRRQALLGLAVLPGLLPAAAGKAKDKLDIALDRGARFVVNSQEADGSFTDPTARESARNGYALTALGLMALASIGHQPGDPNREGIAMKRALGFMLRNDRRRNRSGGPYEYYGSDGGRMYGHGIATLCLSEMMGMGVDRDQERLLRKYTSKAVDLILVSQKAKKGNAAHRGGWRYDPTSNDSDLSVTVWQLMALRSAKNAGIDVPKDAIDSAVRYLKRSYYSPRDARGRPVNLNSGCGYMPNQPPRYSTTAAGLLSLQVCGEYEAPEVLGSVNWLKRKAVTKREQWFYYGTYYYSQGMQKRKGDTARNARDITEKLLMPLQSVDGSWSGNNGMESGAGRVYCTSLAMLSLSVKYHFLPIYQH